In Chitinophagales bacterium, one DNA window encodes the following:
- a CDS encoding pyruvate carboxylase has protein sequence MQKIKKLLVANRGEIAIRALRAASELGIRTIAVYTYEDRYSLHRYKADEAYQIGADDEPLKPYLDIEEILRIAKMNGADAIHPGYGFLSENVSFARRCGEEGIIFVGPRPEVMEQLGDKVASKQVARSCGVPVIEDNKVPLTDARIALKEAKRIGLPVILKASAGGGGRGMRVLFKEEELEKAFGEARREAGNAFGNDTIFIEKFVEDPKHIEVQLLGDEYGNIVHLFERDCSVQRRFQKVVEVAPSTSLRRETREKLFAYALQLARKVNYNNAGTAEFLVDKDENVFFIEVNPRIQVEHTVTEEVTGIDIVRSQLLIADGKALHSAEIDIPSQEVIHCYGFAIQCRITTEDPANNFKPDYGTIIAYRNAGGHGIRIDEGSSYQGVKVSPFFDSMLAKITAHGRTLNAAAARMHRTLTEFRIRGVKTNIPFLEKVIMHPVFIEGRATVKFIELFPDLVKVSQKQDRGTKVLRYLANIVVNGNPDVQQTDHSKVFQKPKVPDFNHFETIQPGTKQRLTELGPEKFAAWLKAEKRIHYTDTTFRDAHQSLLATRVRTRDMLAVAESFAHHHPEVFSMEVWGGATFDVALRFLHENPWERLQLLREAIPNILFQMLIRGNNAIGYSAYPDNLVEKFIEESWKSGVDIFRIFDSLNWTKSMKVSINAVRERTGGLAEACICYTGDIADPARKKYTLQYYLDLARELEDMGAHLLGIKDMTGLLKPFAATQLITALKEAVSIPIHLHTHDTSGIQSATYLKAIEAGVDVIDVALSSLSGLTSQPNFNSIAEMMRGHERELKMDIHSLNRFSNYWENVREYYYPFESGLMAGTAEVYHHEIPGGQYSNLKPQAIGLGLADRMDEIKKAYEDVNELFGDIVKVTPSSKVVGDMAMFMISNKLTKEDVLSKGGMLSFPESVKGFFKGEIGQPYGGFPKVLQQLVLKDEVPFTDLPNAHLKPIEIEKEFSAFQQQFDTAQTMPDFLSYKFYPKVFEDYYHHQRQYGDVSSIPTPAFFYGLKSNEEILVEIGRGKTLMIRLLYVGDADESGYRTVYFRLNGQTRTVEMLDKKSLVKKQTHQKAAGENQIGAPLQGMLSKMFVKEGEKVKKNQPLFVIEAMKMETSVTAVKAGTIKRIVLHEKTLVEADDLVLELS, from the coding sequence ATGCAGAAAATAAAAAAACTACTCGTAGCCAATCGCGGTGAGATTGCAATCAGGGCATTGCGTGCTGCTTCTGAACTCGGCATCCGTACCATAGCGGTGTACACCTATGAAGACCGTTATTCATTGCATCGTTATAAAGCGGATGAAGCCTATCAGATTGGTGCAGATGATGAACCGTTGAAGCCCTACCTCGACATTGAAGAGATACTGCGCATTGCTAAGATGAACGGAGCGGATGCCATTCATCCCGGCTATGGATTCCTGTCGGAGAATGTAAGTTTTGCCAGGAGGTGCGGTGAAGAAGGTATCATCTTCGTAGGGCCGCGCCCGGAGGTGATGGAGCAGCTTGGCGATAAGGTGGCCTCCAAACAGGTAGCCCGTTCCTGTGGTGTGCCTGTCATTGAAGACAATAAAGTGCCATTGACGGATGCCAGGATAGCGCTGAAAGAAGCAAAGCGCATCGGCTTACCGGTGATTCTGAAAGCAAGTGCAGGCGGCGGCGGAAGAGGCATGCGTGTTTTGTTTAAAGAAGAAGAACTGGAGAAAGCATTTGGTGAAGCTCGCCGTGAGGCGGGCAATGCCTTCGGCAATGACACTATTTTCATCGAGAAATTCGTAGAAGATCCCAAGCATATAGAAGTGCAGCTGCTCGGTGACGAATATGGCAATATCGTTCACCTCTTTGAACGCGATTGCAGCGTGCAGCGCCGGTTTCAGAAAGTGGTGGAAGTGGCGCCTTCCACTTCGCTGCGGCGGGAAACACGTGAGAAATTATTCGCTTACGCCTTACAGCTGGCTCGCAAAGTAAATTATAACAATGCCGGCACCGCGGAATTCCTGGTTGACAAAGACGAAAATGTCTTCTTCATCGAAGTAAATCCACGCATACAGGTGGAGCATACGGTTACAGAGGAAGTAACAGGCATCGATATCGTACGCAGTCAGCTGTTGATTGCTGATGGCAAAGCACTGCATTCCGCGGAGATTGATATCCCTTCGCAGGAGGTGATTCACTGCTACGGCTTTGCCATTCAGTGCCGCATCACCACTGAAGATCCGGCCAATAATTTTAAGCCCGACTACGGTACCATCATTGCCTATCGCAATGCCGGCGGTCATGGGATCAGGATTGATGAAGGCAGCTCATACCAGGGTGTGAAGGTGTCTCCCTTCTTCGACTCCATGCTCGCCAAGATTACGGCGCATGGCCGAACGCTGAATGCTGCTGCGGCCCGCATGCACCGCACGCTAACCGAATTCAGGATTCGCGGTGTAAAGACCAACATCCCGTTTCTGGAGAAAGTCATCATGCATCCTGTTTTCATCGAAGGCAGGGCAACGGTGAAGTTTATTGAGTTGTTTCCTGACCTGGTAAAAGTTTCACAAAAGCAGGACCGTGGTACAAAAGTGTTACGCTATCTCGCCAACATTGTCGTGAACGGAAATCCTGATGTGCAGCAAACCGATCATTCAAAAGTCTTTCAAAAACCAAAGGTGCCCGACTTCAATCATTTTGAAACCATTCAACCCGGCACCAAACAACGGCTCACAGAACTTGGCCCTGAAAAATTTGCGGCATGGCTGAAAGCGGAGAAGCGGATACACTATACGGATACTACTTTTCGTGATGCACATCAGTCACTGCTGGCCACGCGCGTGAGGACACGTGATATGCTGGCTGTTGCCGAGAGCTTTGCTCATCATCACCCGGAGGTTTTTTCGATGGAAGTGTGGGGCGGTGCCACGTTTGATGTCGCTTTGCGGTTCCTGCATGAGAATCCGTGGGAGCGGCTGCAGCTGCTTCGCGAAGCGATTCCGAATATTCTTTTCCAGATGCTTATCCGGGGAAACAATGCGATTGGCTATTCCGCCTATCCGGATAACCTGGTTGAAAAGTTCATTGAGGAATCGTGGAAAAGCGGCGTGGATATTTTCCGGATCTTTGATTCGCTCAACTGGACGAAGAGCATGAAGGTAAGTATCAATGCCGTGCGTGAACGTACCGGCGGACTTGCCGAAGCCTGCATCTGTTACACGGGTGATATTGCTGATCCGGCCAGGAAAAAATACACGCTTCAATATTATCTCGATCTCGCCCGTGAACTCGAAGACATGGGTGCCCACCTGCTGGGTATTAAAGATATGACCGGTTTACTCAAACCATTTGCCGCCACACAACTGATTACCGCTTTAAAAGAAGCGGTCAGCATTCCCATTCACCTTCATACACACGATACGTCAGGTATACAATCCGCCACTTACTTAAAGGCCATTGAAGCTGGCGTGGATGTAATTGACGTTGCGCTGAGTTCATTGTCGGGGCTTACATCGCAGCCCAACTTCAATTCTATTGCAGAGATGATGCGCGGTCATGAACGGGAACTGAAGATGGATATTCATTCACTTAACAGGTTTTCCAATTACTGGGAGAATGTGCGTGAATATTATTATCCGTTTGAAAGCGGGCTGATGGCCGGAACAGCTGAAGTGTATCATCATGAAATACCGGGCGGACAATATTCCAACCTGAAGCCACAGGCTATCGGACTGGGACTGGCCGACAGGATGGATGAAATCAAGAAAGCTTACGAGGATGTAAATGAATTGTTTGGCGATATCGTGAAAGTAACGCCATCATCCAAAGTGGTGGGCGATATGGCCATGTTCATGATCTCGAATAAACTAACCAAAGAAGATGTGTTGTCGAAGGGTGGAATGCTTTCATTTCCTGAATCGGTAAAGGGTTTTTTTAAAGGAGAAATAGGCCAGCCATACGGTGGATTTCCGAAGGTGCTGCAGCAGTTGGTGCTGAAGGATGAGGTGCCATTCACCGACCTGCCCAATGCACACCTGAAACCGATTGAAATAGAGAAGGAGTTCAGTGCCTTTCAGCAACAGTTTGATACTGCTCAAACCATGCCTGACTTCCTGTCTTACAAATTTTATCCAAAAGTGTTTGAAGATTATTATCATCATCAGCGGCAATATGGTGATGTGAGTTCCATTCCAACGCCGGCATTCTTCTATGGCTTAAAGAGTAATGAGGAAATCCTGGTTGAAATCGGGCGGGGTAAAACACTCATGATCCGTTTATTATATGTAGGTGATGCGGATGAAAGCGGGTATCGCACGGTGTACTTCCGGTTGAACGGGCAAACACGTACTGTGGAAATGCTGGATAAGAAATCACTGGTCAAGAAACAGACGCATCAAAAGGCAGCCGGTGAAAACCAAATCGGTGCTCCGTTGCAGGGAATGTTATCAAAGATGTTTGTGAAAGAAGGCGAGAAGGTGAAAAAGAATCAACCGCTGTTTGTGATTGAAGCAATGAAGATGGAAACTTCTGTTACTGCCGTCAAAGCCGGCACGATAAAAAGAATCGTGTTGCATGAAAAGACACTG